A region of the Nitrospinota bacterium genome:
CGCGTTCACCCTCGGATGGGCGTGGCCGGCTATCATCGGCCCCCAGGAGCCGACGTAATCGACATATTCCTTGCCGTCCGCGTCGTATATCTTCGATCCCGCCGCTTTATTTATGAACAGGGGATTGCCTCCAACGGCGCGGAACGCCCTCACAGGGCTGTTGACCCCGCCGGGGATGAGTTTTTTCGCCTTTTCGAAAAGCCTGGCCGATTCGCCCATCGTAAAAACCGCTTCCTTCCTAAGAAATGTACTTGCCGATTATCAGGTCAAGGTCCCGCTTGGTCTTGTCCGGTATCATAGCCGGATTGGTCATGATCCCGTGCCGGAGCGCGTCCTTGCAGCCGCAGGTCCGTTCCGCGGCGATCATGGGGACGGCGGCCCTTATCGCCGCCTTGGAGTTTGCCACGTTCTTGTTCATGGTGGCGATCACCTGCTCCACAGTCACTATCTCGTCGTGCCAGCAGTCGTAGTCGGTGGCCAGGGCGATGGTCGCGTAGCATATCTCCGCCTCACGGGCCAGCTTGGCCTCCTGCAGGTTCGTCATGCCGATCACCTCCGCCCCCCAGGAGCGGTACAGATGCGATTCGGCCTTCGTGGAGAACAGCGGCCCTTCCATGCAGACGTACGTGCCGCCTTTGTGGGATTTCCAGCCGATTGTATTGGTGGCCTTGTAAAGGACGTCCGATAGATGCGGGCACACGGGGTCGGCGAAGGCGACATGGGCCACAACGCCGTTCCCGAAAAACGTGTCCGCCCTTTTTCCCCTGGTCCTGTCTATGAACTGGTCCACCACCACGGCGTGGCCCGGCTCTATCTCAAGCTTTAAAGATCCGACGGCGGAAACGGATATGATCCGCGTGACCCCCAGCTTTTTCATCCCCCAAATGTTTGCCCGGAAGTTAAGCTCGGAGGGAAGGATGCGGTGCCCCCGGCCGTGGCGCGGGAGAAAGGCCATTTCAACGCCGTTGAGCCTGCCTGTCACAAAATCGTCGGAAGGATCGCCAAAGGGAGTGCGGACACGCTCGGTGCGCACGTCCGTAAGACCCTCCATCTCGTAAAGCCCGCTGCCGCCTATAACGCCTATAGTCATTATTCCAAGCTCCTTCATGGATGTGCCCGCTGCGTGATGTTGCGCGCGGGTGTTTGTTCATGGGGATTTAATATCTCACAACGGCGCGGGCTCTTCAAGAGAAGGCTCCATGCGCCTGGCGGCGATGGGGCCGGAGAAGAGTTATCGCCTGTCGAACACAAGGTCTGGCATGGCGATGTAGAAGACGCTTCCCTTTTCAGGCTGTGTTTCCACCAGTATCTCCCCGCCGTGGGCCCGGATGATTTCGTGGCACAGCGGAAGCCCAAGCCCGCTCCCCTTTTCGCCCCCCGTGCCGATGGTGGTGGTCTTTATCTCCATACTGAAAAGGTGGGGGAGCAGTTTTTCGCTTATGCCCACTCCGGAGTCTTTCACCGCCACCACTCCCTTCCCGTTCCCCGGGGCAAACACGGTCACCTCGCTTCCGTTTTTGGAGAACTTGATCGCGTTGGACATGATGTTGGACAGCACTTCGTAGAAAAGATGAGGGTCCGCGTATGTGACCGTCTTTTTGGGCACTTCGTTGACAAGGCGCACCCCTTTTTTCTCCGCCACAGGGTTCACCTTCTCGATCACGTCCTGGGCCATGTGATGGCAGTCCATCAACTCCAGGTTCAGCTTTATAGACCCGCTCTGCAGGCGGCTGAGGCTCAGCAGTTCGTCTATCATCCCCACCATCTGTTCGATTATCTGGTTGATGGAGGTGATCTGCTCGGCGATCTTGGGGGGCTGGGAAACGCCGAAATTGATCTTCATGAGCTCCGTGATGAAACGTATGGACTGCAACGGCGATTTAAGGTCGTGCGAGACCAGCGACACGAACCTGTCCTTTATCTTGGTTGCCTCCTCGGCCCGTTCCTTGGCCACCCGCAGTTCATGGGTGCGCTTGGCGACCATCTCCTCGAGTTTCACGTGGGAATCCCGCAGTATTTCCTCGGCCGCCTTGCGCTCGGAAATGTCCGTGGAAATGCCGCACACGGCGTATATTTTCCCCTCATGGGAGCGGATGGGGAATTTGATGGTAAGGTACGTGGCCGGCTGCCCGTCATTGAACGGGGCCGTTTCCTCGAATTCTATCGGCCCCCCGCTCCGGATGGACTCGTGGTCCGAAAGAATGATCCTGTCCGCCATCTCCTTTGGCAGGAAGTCGTGCGGGGTCTTTCCTATCACTTCCGGGGCGCTTGCGCTGAATATCTTTTCCCACTGCCTGTTGACCAGCAGGAATTTGCCTTCCAGGTCCCTCATATATATGGCGGAAATGGTGTTGTCCGTCATCGCCTGGAGCCGCTCTTCGGTCGCCCTCTCCGATTTCCATGCGGAGTCCAGCCTCTTGAAAAGGTCGGTCATTGCGATGGCCACCTGGCTGATCTCGCCGGTCAGGTATCCTTTCACCGGCGGGAGGGAGGCCAGCCCGGCGAAGTTGACGCTGGACAACCCGTCTGCAAGGGAAGCCAGCGGCCGCAACAGCATGTTCACAAGAAGGTAAAAGCCGAACGCGCCCCCGGCGATCAAAAGAAGGATATAAAGAAGGTTTTTCCTGGCGTCTTCCACCAGGCGCTTGTAAAGATAATCGTTGTAAACGACGGCGATTTCGCCGCGCAGGTCCTGTGTGGCCTGGGAATAGAAAGGAGCGCTCACCACGAAGGAGCGCGAGGCGGCCGGGTCGTTCTTCTCGCTTAATGCCTGCCCGTCCACGGTGGATACGTCTATGCCGAGAAAAAGTTTCTTCCCTGTGACCGGATCGGTCATCAGCATCAGCCGCTTGATCGTGCGCTCTATGGCGCCTGGATCATTCTCCTCCAGGGAAGCCTCCACCATGTGCGTGGCGTACATCATGATGACTTCGGCCTTGGCCTGTTCGCTTGTCCTGATGGACGGGATGATGGAGAACTGCCAGTAAAGCAGCACACCAAGGGCCAGCGCCAGCCCCATCAGGGCCACAGAGGAGGGCAGCAGGATCGTCAGGCGGCTTGCAATCCGGAATCTACTCATAGACGCTGGAGAATTTCAGGACCGTTTTGTTGATCTGCAGGTGCGATTTGGCCAGGGTGTTCTTGTTGAAATAAGGCTCCACCTTGATCTTGATCAGCACGCTGGCGGTTGCGCCGCGCGGGACATCGTCGTCATAGGGGGAGAAAAGGATAATCCCGTTCTCCACGGCGCACCCCAGCGCCTTCTGGAACAGCTGGTCGTTCAGTTTTTCCGTGAGCATCATGGCGGTGTATCCCGCGCATGAAGGCTTGTTGTCCAGCGTGATCTCCACAGGGAACCCGCTTATGTTCGCCAGGCGTTTTTTAAGGTATTTGCCGGCTTTCTCGGCGGTCTCCTTCTTGTCACCGTATAAAAGCAGCAGCTTGACCGCGCCGCCGGGCGAGACCTTTTTCGCCAGTTCCTGGTCCACCGATACGATTCTCGGGAAAACGTCCAAGGAAATCCACAGGCGTTCTTCCTCCACATCCCCGGCATAGGAACTGGCAGCCATGCGGGTGAAAATCATGATTACCCAGAAGGCGGCGAGAAATACTGCTTTTTTCCGCATCGGTTATATTTTTATCAGGAGGGCCGTCCAGGATTGATAATACGCCGCGATGCGCATATAGTTCAATCCGTTGGTGTCAGGGGGGGTGGAAACGGACCCTTGGCGGATGTCAACGTTCATAAAAACATTCGTCATCAAGGCAAAGCCATCCATCATCTGGAACTCTCCGAAACCACACAGACTGCTTTCTTTTCGGATAAGCGGCTTTCCCCCTGGGCCGGCCGGCTGATTTCCGTTATCAGGCCGACAAGTTTTATTATACCAGAATTTGCAAGCAATGAAACCATACTCGCTGAATAAAAAAATATTTTTTCGCCATTTAAGGCCGGTCAGCGCGTTTCCCGCGGCTGTCCGCCTGGAAAAATGGAAAAGCTTTTCAATTCATATCCTTCTCGTCAACCTTCCCGGCCTCGCCGGAGCTTCTTTGCGCAAGCCTGGACTGTGTGAAATGGTAAACGCCGGGCGTGATGGACATGACTATGATCGCCATTATCACCAGGGTGAAGTTGCTCTTGACCACCGGGATATTGCCGAAAAAGTAGCCGCCGAAGACAAACAGCGCCACCCACGAAATGGCCCCTGTCACGTTAAAGGCCAGAAACCTCCCATAGCTCATTTTGCCGATGCCGGCCACGAATGGGG
Encoded here:
- the mtnP gene encoding S-methyl-5'-thioadenosine phosphorylase, with product MKELGIMTIGVIGGSGLYEMEGLTDVRTERVRTPFGDPSDDFVTGRLNGVEMAFLPRHGRGHRILPSELNFRANIWGMKKLGVTRIISVSAVGSLKLEIEPGHAVVVDQFIDRTRGKRADTFFGNGVVAHVAFADPVCPHLSDVLYKATNTIGWKSHKGGTYVCMEGPLFSTKAESHLYRSWGAEVIGMTNLQEAKLAREAEICYATIALATDYDCWHDEIVTVEQVIATMNKNVANSKAAIRAAVPMIAAERTCGCKDALRHGIMTNPAMIPDKTKRDLDLIIGKYIS
- a CDS encoding PAS domain-containing sensor histidine kinase, with the translated sequence MSRFRIASRLTILLPSSVALMGLALALGVLLYWQFSIIPSIRTSEQAKAEVIMMYATHMVEASLEENDPGAIERTIKRLMLMTDPVTGKKLFLGIDVSTVDGQALSEKNDPAASRSFVVSAPFYSQATQDLRGEIAVVYNDYLYKRLVEDARKNLLYILLLIAGGAFGFYLLVNMLLRPLASLADGLSSVNFAGLASLPPVKGYLTGEISQVAIAMTDLFKRLDSAWKSERATEERLQAMTDNTISAIYMRDLEGKFLLVNRQWEKIFSASAPEVIGKTPHDFLPKEMADRIILSDHESIRSGGPIEFEETAPFNDGQPATYLTIKFPIRSHEGKIYAVCGISTDISERKAAEEILRDSHVKLEEMVAKRTHELRVAKERAEEATKIKDRFVSLVSHDLKSPLQSIRFITELMKINFGVSQPPKIAEQITSINQIIEQMVGMIDELLSLSRLQSGSIKLNLELMDCHHMAQDVIEKVNPVAEKKGVRLVNEVPKKTVTYADPHLFYEVLSNIMSNAIKFSKNGSEVTVFAPGNGKGVVAVKDSGVGISEKLLPHLFSMEIKTTTIGTGGEKGSGLGLPLCHEIIRAHGGEILVETQPEKGSVFYIAMPDLVFDRR